GCTGCGCGACGGCTTGGCCTTGGTGCGCCTGCTGAGCTGGCTCGGGCGCGTCGTCGGCCACCGGGTCGTGACCGAGCTGGACGTCGCCGAGACGCTCGCGCGCCTGCGCGCCACCTCCGTCTATTACCGCGGTGAGAGCTTCGCGGCGATCGTCGCCTATGCAGCGCATGGCAGCATCGTGCACTACGGCGCGACGCCGGCGAGCAACGCGACCTTGGCGCCGCGGGGCCTGCTGCTGCTCGACAGCGGGGGCCAGTATCTCGACGGCACGACGGACGTGACGCGCACCGTGCTGCTCGGCGGCAGGGCGACGGCGCTCCAGCGCGAGCACTACACGCGCGTGCTCAAGGGCCATATCGCGCTGGCCTCTTGCGCCTTCCCGCGCGGCACGGCCGGGCGGCAGCTCGAGGCGCTCGCGCGCCAGGCGCTGTGGCAGGTCGGGCTCGACTACGCCCACGGGACCGGCCACGGGGTGGGCTCGTTCCTCAGCGTCCACGAGGGACCACAGTCACTCAGCGCCCGCTGCAGCGGCGTTGCCCTCGAGCCGGGCCAGCTGCTCAGCATCGAGCCCGGCTACTACAAGCCTGGCCACTACGGCATTCGCCTGGAGAACCTCGTCGAGGTGGTCGAGGACCCGGCGGGCCGGCCGGGCTTCTTGGCCTTCCAGCCGCTGACCCTCTGTCCCTTCGACCGGCGGCTGATCGCGCCCGCGCTGCTCGAGCGCGCCGAGCGCCGCTGGCTCGACGGCTACCATCGCGGCGTCCGGCGGGCGCTCGCGCCGCAGCTCGTGCCTACCGACCGCGCCTGGCTGCGCGCGGCGACGGCGCCGCTCGCCTCGGCCCGCTAATGGTGGATAGTTCCGCTGGCCCTCAGCCGCGTGCGCCGCGCGTCAGGCGCCGACTCGTGAAATAGAGCACGAGCGCGCGCTTGCCCCAGCGCAGCAGGCGTCGAGGCCCGACCCAGATCACGAGGGCAAGGCCGCCGGTGATCGCCAAGGGGTGGCGGAGCAGGCGCCTGACGAGGGCAATGCCGCGATCGACCCGCGCCAGTCTGCCGTCGATCTCTGCTGCGACCTGACCCAGCTGCCGCCGCTGAATCGCGCTCAGCGCCAAGAGGTGGCGGTGGCGCGCCGAAAGGTCGTCGCCGCCGCTGGTCACCGGCGCGTCCGTAGCTGCTCGTGGTCGTTCTCGAGCTCGGCCAGCGTGTCGTCGAGCATCGGTCGCTTGTCGCGCACCCTCTTGGCCAACACCAGCGCCGCGCTGAGTGAAACGCCGCCGAAGAGCGCGATCATCGCGAACGCTGCCAGCATGCGGTGGGTCTCCCAGAAAGCGAAGATCACCGCGAGCGCGCCGAGGAAGAGCGCGAGCATCGCGGCAAAGGCCGCGACGAAGGACCAGAGCAGCACGCCCGCCGCGTACCGCACCTCCTCCTGTAGCTCGGTGGTGAGGAGCTGCAGCCGCGTCTGCAGTATCGCGAGCAGCGTCGCGCCGAGCCTGCCGAGCGAGTGAAAGAGGCCGGAGGCGGCCCGATCGTGTTGCAGGGACCCGAGCATCAGCCGCAGGAGCGCCGTCCGAGGAGCAGTCCGAGGACAAGCCCCGTGCCGGCGGCGATCCCGACGGCCTGCCAGGGCTTCTCGTGCACGTACACGTTCGTGGCATCCGCGACGACCCGCGCGCGCCGGATCGCTTCCTCCTCGAGCGTGATCAGTCGCGCCTTGGCCTGACGCAGCGACTCCTCGGCCCGCGCCCGGATTTCCTGGATCTTCTCGCCGGTCTGGGCCGAGGTGGCCTTGATCAGCGCCTCCGCGTCATGCATCACCGTCTTGAGGTCCGCCACCAGCTGGTCGCTCGTCACTTCCCTGTTCGTGCTCATCAGCTCTCCTCTCCTTCAGGTAACTAGGCTCGCACCCTACCACTTGTTGGCCGCCCAGCTTAGCGAAACTCGCAGCGAAGCGGCCGGCGCTGGCGCCGCGCGCGTTACCGATCTACAAACGTGGCCGGCGGGAGGGGACCAAGCATGTCACTAGGCGCGCGTTCTTGCTGGCCCGGCGTCGGCATCGCCCTCGTCCTGACGCCGCTGCTGGCGCTCGGCGGGTCGGCGCGTGGCGAGCGTATACCCCTCTCGGTCGCGCTGCCCACCGCTGGGTTCGAGCAGATCCGCGAACAGGACGGGGTCCGTGTGTTCAAACACGGGGCCTCGAAGATCATTCGCCTGGGCGCCGAGGGGACCTTCGCCGCGCCGCCCGAACAGGTCCTCGCCTTGCTGCTCGACTACAAGCGCCAGGTCGGCGTGATCAAGCGGGTGTCAGAGAGCCGCGTGTTGCAGCGCGGGGGTGATTGGCTGCTGGTCTACCAGCATCTCAACCTGCCGGTGATCAGCGATCGCGATTTCGTCCTCCGCGTGCGCTGGGGACGCACGGGCGAGCTGCGCTGGATCGAATACAACGCGGCGCCCCGACTTGGGCCTTCCGCGCGCGACGGGATCGTGCGCGTCACGACGCATCATGGGAGCTGGCAACTCAAGCCGATCGAGGGCGGACGCGCCACCTTCGCGCGCATGCAGACGACCATCG
The nucleotide sequence above comes from Pseudomonadota bacterium. Encoded proteins:
- a CDS encoding YqjK-like family protein encodes the protein MTSGGDDLSARHRHLLALSAIQRRQLGQVAAEIDGRLARVDRGIALVRRLLRHPLAITGGLALVIWVGPRRLLRWGKRALVLYFTSRRLTRGARG
- a CDS encoding phage holin family protein, with protein sequence MLGSLQHDRAASGLFHSLGRLGATLLAILQTRLQLLTTELQEEVRYAAGVLLWSFVAAFAAMLALFLGALAVIFAFWETHRMLAAFAMIALFGGVSLSAALVLAKRVRDKRPMLDDTLAELENDHEQLRTRR
- a CDS encoding DUF883 domain-containing protein, whose protein sequence is MSTNREVTSDQLVADLKTVMHDAEALIKATSAQTGEKIQEIRARAEESLRQAKARLITLEEEAIRRARVVADATNVYVHEKPWQAVGIAAGTGLVLGLLLGRRSCG